From Deinococcus planocerae, the proteins below share one genomic window:
- a CDS encoding DUF2171 domain-containing protein, with product MTQNDGQNDQNLVDQIDDRVRQDLRQRLESQGEHMQVKDMNGEHVGTVDHMEGDQLKLTRTDSPTGEHRYVPLSQVESMDDVAVYLNVSRDQVQ from the coding sequence ATGACCCAGAACGACGGACAGAACGACCAGAACCTCGTCGACCAGATCGACGACCGGGTGAGGCAGGACCTCCGCCAGCGCCTCGAAAGCCAGGGCGAGCACATGCAGGTCAAGGACATGAACGGCGAGCACGTCGGCACGGTGGACCATATGGAGGGTGACCAGCTCAAGCTGACCCGCACCGACAGCCCGACGGGAGAGCACCGCTACGTCCCCCTCTCGCAGGTCGAGAGCATGGACGATGTGGCGGTGTACCTCAACGTCAGCCGCGATCAGGTGCAGTAA
- a CDS encoding nucleotidyltransferase family protein, with product MTVPDLARTIAAQVARVPGIVAVSLGGSHARGNARPDSDLDLGLAYDAAHPFDLAALSALCRDLDESGSASATPPGGWGPWVDGGAWLTVEGQRVDLIYREVRRVEKSVGDALAGRVSVHAQPGHPHGIHGHHYAAELATGLILHDPSGRLERLRARLGGYPASLAQALEEHYAWQPGFWLDGAAKGLKRGDVHYAQGCLYQAVMAMVQTLGARGRAWILNEKGAVALAGALPGAPPNFAGRVNAALTALDVGAVRNLAAEVG from the coding sequence GTGACCGTTCCCGACCTCGCCCGCACCATCGCCGCTCAAGTCGCGCGGGTTCCCGGCATCGTCGCCGTCTCCCTCGGCGGTTCGCACGCCCGCGGCAACGCCCGCCCCGACTCCGACCTCGACCTCGGCCTCGCCTACGACGCCGCGCACCCCTTCGACCTCGCCGCGCTCAGCGCCCTGTGCCGCGACCTCGACGAGTCGGGCTCCGCTTCGGCCACCCCGCCCGGCGGCTGGGGTCCGTGGGTGGACGGCGGCGCGTGGTTGACGGTGGAGGGGCAGCGGGTGGACCTCATCTACCGGGAAGTGAGGCGGGTGGAGAAGAGTGTGGGGGACGCCCTGGCCGGAAGGGTCAGCGTGCACGCCCAGCCCGGACACCCCCACGGCATCCACGGGCACCATTACGCGGCGGAACTGGCGACGGGCCTCATCCTCCACGACCCCTCAGGAAGGTTGGAGCGGCTGCGGGCACGGCTCGGAGGCTACCCGGCGTCCCTCGCTCAAGCCCTCGAAGAGCACTACGCCTGGCAACCCGGCTTTTGGCTGGACGGAGCGGCCAAGGGCCTGAAACGCGGCGACGTGCACTATGCGCAGGGGTGCCTGTATCAAGCCGTCATGGCGATGGTGCAAACCCTTGGCGCGCGGGGGCGGGCCTGGATTCTGAACGAGAAGGGGGCAGTCGCGCTGGCGGGGGCGTTGCCGGGGGCTCCCCCGAACTTCGCGGGTCGGGTGAACGCCGCACTCACGGCGCTGGACGTGGGCGCCGTGCGGAACCTGGCTGCGGAGGTGGGTTGA
- a CDS encoding VOC family protein, translating to MLRIGSIVWGVRDVPRAIEFWTRALDYRLRNEPDDDWAVLVPREGPGVQLALDLVDSEKARRHHLDLYAEDQAAEVERLLALGATRVDWRYEPEADYVVLADPDGNRFCVVQVA from the coding sequence ATGCTCAGAATCGGCTCCATCGTCTGGGGCGTGCGGGACGTGCCGAGGGCCATCGAGTTCTGGACGCGGGCGCTGGACTACCGGCTGCGCAACGAACCGGACGACGACTGGGCCGTTCTGGTGCCCCGGGAAGGACCGGGCGTCCAGCTCGCCCTCGATCTCGTGGACTCCGAAAAGGCGCGGCGCCATCACCTCGACCTTTACGCCGAGGATCAGGCGGCGGAAGTGGAACGGCTTCTGGCCCTGGGAGCCACCCGCGTGGACTGGCGCTACGAGCCGGAGGCCGACTACGTGGTGCTCGCCGACCCCGACGGCAACCGCTTCTGCGTGGTGCAGGTGGCTTGA
- the proS gene encoding proline--tRNA ligase translates to MAFMTKAASGDRQDKKAQQYGVTPQSVDFNDWYNEVVKKADLADNSPVAGAMVVRPYGAALWENIERWLDTRFKATGHESLLFPTLIPMNFLTKEAEHVEGFAPELFTVTKIGTEELAEPYVLRPTSETIIGHMWSGWLNSYRDLPFLHYQWGSVFRAELRTKAFLRTSEFYWHEGHTAHATEEEARGEVRQQLDLYHEFCRDVLALPVVRGEKTASERFAGAVATYSIEGMMRDGKALQSGTSHYLGQNFSRAFDVKFQTREQREEYAYTTSWAISSRIIGAIIMTHGDDQGLIMPPNIAPIQVVVIPVGRKDNLGEMVAEGEKLAAELRAQGLLVKVDKRDGVTNGFKYNDWELKGVPVRVELGPRDLEQGVVVVKNRNAEEKETLSREEAVGSMKARLDGIQSWLLKRATDFMLENTVKVDTYEEFRAAIEAGKWVLAFHCGDEASERQIKEDTKATIRNIPLDDAEFFAEREEGGVCVHTGRPAAYGKRVIFGRQY, encoded by the coding sequence ATGGCCTTTATGACGAAGGCGGCCAGCGGAGACAGGCAGGATAAGAAGGCACAGCAGTACGGGGTGACGCCCCAGAGCGTCGATTTCAACGACTGGTACAACGAGGTGGTCAAGAAGGCCGACCTCGCCGACAACAGCCCCGTGGCGGGCGCGATGGTGGTGCGGCCCTACGGCGCGGCGCTGTGGGAGAACATCGAGCGCTGGTTGGATACCCGCTTCAAGGCCACCGGGCACGAGTCGCTGCTCTTCCCCACCCTGATCCCCATGAACTTCCTGACGAAGGAGGCCGAACACGTCGAGGGGTTCGCGCCCGAACTCTTCACGGTGACGAAGATCGGCACGGAGGAACTCGCCGAGCCCTACGTCCTGCGCCCCACCTCCGAGACGATCATCGGCCACATGTGGAGCGGCTGGCTGAACTCCTACCGTGACCTCCCCTTCCTCCACTACCAGTGGGGCAGCGTCTTCCGCGCCGAGCTGCGGACGAAGGCGTTCCTGCGAACGAGCGAGTTTTACTGGCACGAGGGACACACGGCGCACGCGACGGAAGAAGAGGCGAGAGGAGAGGTCCGCCAGCAGCTCGACCTCTACCACGAGTTCTGCCGGGACGTGCTGGCCCTGCCCGTCGTGCGGGGGGAGAAGACGGCCTCCGAACGCTTCGCCGGGGCAGTCGCTACCTACTCCATCGAGGGGATGATGCGCGACGGGAAGGCGTTGCAATCGGGAACGTCGCACTACCTGGGGCAGAACTTCTCGCGGGCCTTCGACGTGAAATTCCAGACGCGCGAGCAGCGCGAGGAATACGCCTACACGACGAGCTGGGCGATCTCCAGCCGCATCATCGGCGCGATCATCATGACGCATGGGGACGACCAGGGGTTGATCATGCCCCCCAACATTGCTCCCATTCAGGTCGTCGTGATTCCCGTGGGCCGCAAGGACAACTTGGGCGAGATGGTGGCGGAGGGCGAGAAGTTGGCCGCCGAACTGCGCGCCCAGGGCCTCTTGGTCAAGGTCGACAAGCGCGACGGCGTGACGAACGGCTTCAAGTACAACGACTGGGAACTCAAGGGCGTACCTGTCCGGGTCGAACTCGGCCCCCGCGACTTGGAGCAGGGCGTCGTGGTCGTCAAGAACCGCAACGCCGAGGAGAAGGAGACCCTGAGCCGCGAGGAGGCCGTGGGCAGCATGAAGGCTCGTCTGGACGGCATCCAGTCCTGGCTCCTGAAGCGGGCGACCGACTTCATGCTCGAAAACACCGTCAAGGTGGACACCTACGAGGAGTTCAGGGCCGCCATCGAGGCCGGGAAGTGGGTGCTGGCCTTCCACTGCGGCGACGAGGCGAGCGAGCGGCAGATCAAGGAGGACACCAAGGCGACGATCCGCAACATCCCCCTGGACGACGCGGAGTTCTTCGCGGAGCGGGAGGAGGGCGGGGTGTGCGTGCATACCGGACGGCCCGCCGCGTACGGCAAGCGGGTGATTTTCGGGCGGCAGTACTGA
- a CDS encoding GNAT family N-acetyltransferase — protein sequence MTTIRPFTPTDRAACLALFDSNVPEFFLPPERAEFELWLDKPFDSGEYGEYFVLEDEGRVVACGGVWLDPQHPERPAGFSWGMVARDAHRRGHGSVLLRFRLERLRELGAREVHLDTSQHTAPFYARFGFREVRRVPDGYGPGLDRVDMVAESSG from the coding sequence ATGACGACCATCCGCCCCTTCACGCCCACCGACCGCGCGGCCTGCCTCGCCCTCTTCGACTCGAACGTGCCGGAGTTCTTCCTGCCACCGGAGCGGGCGGAGTTCGAGCTGTGGTTGGACAAACCCTTCGATTCCGGCGAGTACGGTGAATACTTCGTGCTGGAGGACGAGGGCCGGGTCGTGGCCTGCGGCGGCGTGTGGCTCGACCCGCAGCACCCGGAACGCCCGGCGGGCTTCAGTTGGGGCATGGTCGCGCGGGACGCCCACCGGCGGGGACACGGCTCGGTGCTGCTGCGCTTCCGGCTGGAGCGGCTGCGGGAACTGGGGGCGCGGGAGGTCCACCTGGACACCAGCCAGCACACCGCACCCTTTTACGCCCGCTTCGGCTTCCGGGAGGTGCGGCGCGTGCCAGACGGATACGGGCCGGGCCTGGACCGGGTGGACATGGTGGCGGAGTCCAGCGGGTAG
- a CDS encoding class I SAM-dependent methyltransferase, with translation MSANSPAEVAAQYATDRNLRVRKETHVRYGVGPDLEPRVDELLALRGNEALLDVGTGPGDFPGRLRDQGHRGRLVGVDLSPGMVEHATAFHPGVEFVQASADALPFPDASFGVLTARHMLYHVPDVPAALAEFARVLRPGGRFLAVTNASGSLGELWDVVAEVAPEEPALGGLLESRAGSAVFSEHNGEGLVRAAFGQVQVDVLDSALMFPSPEPVLTYLESMTALHRLAEGDRGRVREALRRVLAPRFRAGGWRVPKRVALIGARR, from the coding sequence GTGAGCGCCAACTCTCCCGCCGAGGTCGCCGCCCAGTACGCCACCGACCGGAACCTGCGCGTCCGCAAGGAGACGCACGTGCGGTACGGGGTGGGCCCGGATCTCGAGCCCAGGGTGGACGAGTTGCTGGCCCTGCGGGGCAACGAGGCGTTGTTGGACGTGGGGACCGGCCCCGGCGACTTTCCCGGACGGTTGCGTGATCAGGGGCACCGGGGCCGCCTCGTCGGGGTGGACCTCTCCCCTGGCATGGTCGAACACGCCACGGCCTTCCACCCAGGGGTCGAGTTTGTGCAGGCCAGCGCCGACGCCCTCCCCTTCCCGGACGCCTCCTTCGGCGTGCTCACGGCGCGCCACATGCTCTACCACGTCCCCGACGTTCCCGCCGCCCTGGCGGAGTTCGCGCGGGTGCTGAGGCCGGGCGGACGCTTCCTGGCCGTGACGAACGCCTCCGGTTCCCTGGGCGAACTGTGGGACGTGGTGGCGGAGGTGGCCCCGGAGGAACCTGCGCTCGGCGGGTTGCTGGAGAGCCGGGCGGGGTCGGCGGTGTTCTCGGAGCACAACGGCGAGGGGCTGGTGCGCGCGGCGTTCGGTCAGGTTCAGGTTGATGTTCTGGACAGCGCCCTTATGTTTCCTTCCCCCGAGCCGGTGCTGACTTACCTGGAGTCCATGACGGCGCTGCACCGTCTGGCCGAAGGGGACCGGGGCCGCGTCCGGGAGGCGCTGCGGCGGGTGCTGGCGCCCCGGTTCCGGGCGGGCGGGTGGCGGGTGCCCAAGCGGGTGGCCCTGATCGGTGCCCGGCGGTAG
- a CDS encoding DUF1345 domain-containing protein, producing the protein MTAPRSLPPPAVTRFLVGAVLGVAVAVLLPNRWPLVVQILLGWNALCLFVLGRVWPRLLSSTPERTRALATREDDTRTIALLLTVMSALVSLLGVGFALALAQQRPEWASGLTALAVVTTVLSWLLLHTEYTLHYARRYYQDGGGVLFLEGGGTAQDPDYRDFLYLGLTIGMTYQVSDTNINSRAMRWLLLQHAVLSYVFGTVVIALTVGGVANLLG; encoded by the coding sequence GTGACTGCCCCCCGCTCCCTGCCTCCGCCCGCCGTCACCCGGTTTCTGGTCGGAGCCGTGCTGGGCGTGGCCGTGGCGGTGCTCCTCCCGAACCGCTGGCCTCTCGTCGTGCAGATTCTGCTGGGCTGGAACGCCCTGTGCCTCTTTGTGCTGGGCCGCGTGTGGCCGAGGCTGCTGAGTTCGACCCCGGAGCGGACCCGGGCCCTCGCCACCCGCGAGGACGACACTCGGACCATCGCGCTGCTCCTCACCGTCATGTCGGCCCTCGTCAGCCTGCTCGGCGTGGGGTTCGCGCTGGCCCTCGCCCAGCAACGGCCCGAGTGGGCCTCCGGTCTGACGGCGCTCGCGGTCGTGACGACGGTGCTCTCGTGGCTATTGCTGCACACCGAGTACACCCTGCACTACGCCCGGCGCTACTACCAGGACGGCGGCGGCGTGCTGTTTCTGGAGGGGGGCGGCACCGCGCAGGACCCCGACTACCGTGACTTCCTGTACCTGGGCCTGACCATCGGCATGACCTATCAGGTCAGCGACACCAACATCAACTCGCGGGCGATGCGCTGGCTGCTGCTCCAGCACGCCGTCCTCTCCTACGTGTTCGGCACGGTCGTGATCGCGCTGACGGTGGGCGGGGTGGCAAATTTGCTCGGGTAG
- the leuS gene encoding leucine--tRNA ligase has protein sequence MSKIEIQEPRAERYNPHAIEPRWQEKWEAEGLYTFREDPAKTKFYALTMFPYPSGNLHIGHWYANVAPDARARWLRMRGYNVLFPMGFDAFGLPAENAAIRNNLNPAVWTYSNIEHMTGQFKRMGTMIDWSRQFATCDPEYYRWNQWFFTEFFRRGMVYKKDGLVNWCPKDQTVLANEQVVDGACERCGTPVERRNLSQWYMKITDYADELLDFSGTDMPERVRVMQTNWIGKSVGAEITFDTPAGPETVFTTRPDTVMGATFLVLAPEHPKVPTLTTPGQADEVRAYVEAAGRKTDVERQQDVGEKTGVFTGSFATHPVSGHQIPIWVADYVLVTYGTGSIMAVPSGDQRDLDFARKFGLDVIETVRPEGAEPMDAVTVTEAYAGDGIIVNEGPLHGMKGGKAHITAVVDRLAELDVAQAKTTYRLRDWLFARQRYWGTPIPIVYCPEHGAQPVPDDQLPVRLPENVEFTPTGQSPLKLDREWIATTCPVCGGPAERDTDTMDTFVDSSWYMYRYLSPHDDQHPYDPAKADLMPVDLYTGGIEHAILHLLYSRFWTKLMRDMGLTTQSEPFRALRNQGIILGPDGEKMSKSRGNVVDPDDLVREYGVDTVRTYLMFIAPWELGGPWDPSGINGPAKWLSRVWALYFDEKVPGPEESVTEAELRYAVHSTLKKVSGDFERLSFNTIIASLMELTNTLVKAKRSPAFGTGVWDEALDIFNRMLAPVVPHIAEEIWTERGGAQSVHVQSWPEVDEAAATRDTVTVGVQVSGKVRGQVEISRAASQEEALSAARSNPDVARFVEGKTTVKEIYVAGRIINIVVK, from the coding sequence ATGTCGAAGATCGAGATTCAGGAGCCACGCGCCGAGCGTTACAACCCGCACGCCATCGAGCCCAGGTGGCAGGAGAAGTGGGAGGCGGAAGGCCTGTACACCTTCCGCGAGGACCCCGCCAAAACCAAGTTCTACGCGCTGACGATGTTTCCGTACCCCTCGGGGAACCTGCACATCGGCCACTGGTACGCGAACGTGGCGCCGGACGCGCGGGCCCGCTGGCTGCGGATGCGCGGCTACAACGTGCTGTTCCCGATGGGCTTCGACGCCTTCGGGCTGCCCGCCGAGAACGCGGCGATCCGCAACAACCTGAATCCGGCGGTGTGGACGTACTCGAACATCGAGCACATGACGGGGCAGTTCAAGCGGATGGGCACCATGATCGACTGGTCGCGCCAGTTCGCCACCTGCGACCCCGAGTACTACCGCTGGAACCAGTGGTTTTTCACCGAGTTCTTCCGGCGGGGCATGGTCTACAAGAAAGACGGCCTGGTGAACTGGTGCCCGAAAGACCAGACCGTGCTGGCGAACGAGCAGGTCGTGGACGGGGCGTGCGAACGCTGTGGCACCCCCGTCGAGCGCCGCAACCTGAGCCAGTGGTACATGAAGATCACCGACTACGCCGACGAGCTGCTGGACTTCTCGGGCACCGACATGCCCGAGCGCGTGAGGGTCATGCAGACGAACTGGATCGGCAAGTCGGTGGGCGCCGAGATCACCTTTGACACGCCCGCCGGGCCGGAGACGGTCTTCACCACCCGCCCCGACACGGTGATGGGCGCGACTTTCCTGGTGCTGGCCCCTGAGCATCCCAAGGTCCCTACGCTGACCACGCCGGGGCAGGCCGACGAGGTGCGCGCTTACGTCGAGGCGGCGGGCCGCAAGACCGACGTGGAGCGCCAGCAGGACGTGGGCGAGAAGACGGGCGTGTTCACGGGCTCTTTCGCCACGCATCCGGTCAGTGGGCATCAAATCCCCATCTGGGTGGCCGACTACGTGCTGGTGACGTACGGCACGGGCTCGATCATGGCCGTGCCGAGCGGCGACCAGCGCGACCTGGACTTCGCCCGCAAGTTCGGGCTGGACGTGATCGAGACGGTGCGACCCGAGGGCGCCGAGCCGATGGACGCGGTAACCGTCACCGAGGCGTATGCGGGCGACGGCATCATCGTCAATGAGGGGCCGCTGCACGGGATGAAGGGCGGCAAGGCGCACATCACCGCCGTCGTTGACCGACTGGCGGAACTGGACGTGGCGCAGGCCAAGACGACCTACCGCCTGCGCGACTGGCTGTTCGCGCGCCAGCGGTACTGGGGCACACCCATCCCCATCGTGTACTGCCCGGAGCACGGCGCCCAGCCCGTCCCCGACGACCAGTTGCCCGTCCGCCTGCCCGAGAACGTGGAGTTCACGCCCACCGGCCAGAGCCCCCTGAAGCTGGACCGCGAGTGGATCGCCACGACCTGCCCCGTCTGCGGCGGCCCCGCCGAGCGCGACACGGACACGATGGACACCTTCGTGGATTCGAGCTGGTACATGTACCGCTACCTGTCGCCGCACGACGACCAGCATCCTTACGACCCCGCCAAGGCCGACCTGATGCCGGTGGACCTGTATACGGGCGGCATCGAGCACGCCATCTTGCACCTGCTGTACTCGCGCTTCTGGACGAAGCTGATGCGCGACATGGGCCTGACCACGCAAAGCGAGCCCTTCCGGGCGCTGCGCAACCAGGGCATCATCCTGGGGCCGGACGGCGAGAAGATGAGCAAGAGCCGGGGCAACGTGGTGGACCCCGACGATCTGGTGCGCGAGTACGGGGTGGACACGGTGCGGACATACCTGATGTTCATCGCCCCCTGGGAACTGGGCGGCCCGTGGGACCCCAGCGGCATCAACGGCCCCGCGAAGTGGCTGTCGCGCGTCTGGGCCCTGTACTTCGACGAGAAGGTGCCCGGGCCGGAGGAAAGCGTCACCGAGGCCGAGTTGCGCTACGCCGTCCACTCCACCCTGAAAAAGGTCTCGGGCGACTTCGAGCGCCTGAGCTTCAACACGATCATCGCTTCCTTGATGGAGCTAACGAACACGCTGGTGAAGGCCAAGCGCTCGCCCGCTTTCGGCACGGGCGTTTGGGACGAGGCGCTGGACATCTTCAACCGGATGCTGGCCCCCGTGGTGCCCCACATCGCCGAGGAAATCTGGACCGAGCGCGGCGGGGCACAGAGCGTCCACGTCCAGTCCTGGCCCGAGGTGGACGAGGCCGCCGCCACCCGCGACACGGTGACGGTCGGCGTGCAGGTCAGCGGCAAGGTGCGCGGGCAGGTGGAGATCAGCAGGGCGGCGAGCCAGGAGGAGGCGTTGAGCGCCGCCCGCTCAAATCCCGACGTGGCCCGCTTCGTCGAGGGCAAGACGACGGTGAAGGAGATTTACGTGGCGGGGCGGATCATCAACATCGTGGTGAAGTAG